A single region of the Manihot esculenta cultivar AM560-2 chromosome 12, M.esculenta_v8, whole genome shotgun sequence genome encodes:
- the LOC110627332 gene encoding uncharacterized protein LOC110627332, protein MSARRVDVKLNSTAMLLNPLQPPIFFLEVRFHFNYRKLLRNLEGDLIEIEAYPVAPTSSFFFKIHSHDDLFSQQPCKRHLDYLFSSFNLDDALRDFLAYRIACFLVFIANKQPFLGCHVVADTDITDEHLIVGDPIDLTMIIDEVPQEVVPGGASSSTLNKLKKRRFFAKKGRDGDGLSDNCAICLEGLSSGRDALIKMTCDHLFVVPI, encoded by the exons ATGTCTGCTAGAAGAGTTGATGTCAAACTGAATTCTACTGCAATGTTGCTCAATCCCTTGCAGCCACCCATTTTCTTTCTGGAGGTTCGTTTCCATTTCAATTACAGAAAATTACTCAGAAACCTTGAAGGAGACTTGATCGAGATTGAAGCCTACCCAGTTGCTCCAACCTCCTCTTTCTTCTTCAAGATTCATTCTCATGATGACTTATTTTCTCAGCAACCATGCAAACGCCATCTTGATTATTTGTTCTCTTCCTTCAATCTTGACGACGCTCTACGCGATTTCTTAGCTTATCGCATTGCTTGCTTCCTCGTTTTCATAGCCAATAAGCAACCTTTCTTGGGGTGCCATGTAGTGGCAGACACGGATATTACCGATGAGCACTTGATTGTCGGAGATCCCATTGATCTGACAATGATTATAGACGAAGTGCCCCAAGAAGTGGTTCCCGGAGGTGCATCGAGTTCCACGCTAAACAAGTTGAAGAAGCGGAGGTTTTTTGCTAAGAAGGGCCGTGATGGCGACGGATTATCGGACAATTGTGCGATTTGTTTAGAGGGATTATCCAGTGGCCGAGACGCACTCATAAAGATGACATGCGATCAT TTGTTCGTCGTTCCCATTTAA
- the LOC110628485 gene encoding importin subunit alpha-3, producing MHPSTATITPQPSLPPPPPSPDKPPQTFLDLITGVLSLLLVSSLSVRSFIGRWQVIRTKLSSLQSSLYLLSDSPHWSQNPLLHTLLPSLLSTLQRLHSLSHQCALSSFPGGKLLFQSDLDMASSSLSNHLHDLDLLLKSGVLHQSNAIVLSHPGPNSDKDELAFFVRDLFTRLQIGGVEFKKKALDSLIQILNDDEKSASLVAKEGKVGCLISLLDSHNQRVIQEQAVLAVSILAAGSDEARKTVFEEGGLGPLLRILDTGSMLLKEKAAIAIEAITADPENGWAISAYGGVSLLIEACRSGSEATQTHAVGAIRNVAAVEDIKMALAEEGAVPVLVQLLVSGTSAAQEKAAHCVAILASSGEYFRMLIIQEKGLQRLMDLIQSLPNSDTVEHVMRAISSLSVSDSTARILSSSTLFVIRLSEFTKQGSLLLQQISVSLLAGLSISDGNKRAISGCIASLVKLMEMPKPAGIQEAATAALVSLLTVRSNRKELMRDEKSLMKLVQMLDPKHELVAKKFPVMVVAAVVSGGSGECRKRLLDAGAYQHLQRLAEMEVAGAKKAMQRLAGNKLKNIFSRTWRE from the coding sequence ATGCATCCCTCCACGGCCACCATCACTCCCCAACCATCGCTTCCACCGCCGCCTCCCTCACCGGACAAACCACCGCAAACATTCCTTGACTTAATCACAGGTGTTCTCTCCCTCCTCCTCGTCTCCTCCCTCTCCGTCAGATCTTTCATCGGACGCTGGCAAGTCATCCGTACTAAACTCTCCTCTCTTCAATCCTCACTCTATTTACTCTCTGATTCCCCTCACTGGTCTCAAAACCCTCTTCTTCATACTCTTCTCCCTTCCCTCCTATCAACTCTGCAACGCCTCCACTCTCTTTCCCACCAATGTGCTCTCTCCTCTTTCCCCGGCGGTAAACTTCTGTTTCAGAGCGACCTCGACATGGCTTCCTCCTCCCTCTCCAATCACCTCCATGACCTGGATTTACTTCTCAAGTCTGGAGTCCTCCACCAGTCGAATGCTATCGTCCTCTCGCATCCCGGCCCCAATTCGGACAAAGACGAGTTAGCATTCTTTGTGCGAGATCTTTTTACCAGATTGCAAATCGGAGGGGTGGAGTTTAAAAAGAAAGCTTTAGACTCGCTTATTCAGATTCTAAACGACGATGAGAAATCTGCCAGTTTAGTTGCTAAAGAGGGAAAAGTTGGGTGTTTGATTAGTTTACTCGATTCTCACAATCAACGTGTTATTCAAGAACAAGCGGTCTTGGCCGTGTCAATTCTGGCTGCAGGAAGCGATGAAGCTAGAAAAACTGTATTTGAAGAAGGAGGATTGGGGCCTTTGTTGAGAATCCTTGATACTGGGTCTATGCTTTTAAAAGAAAAGGCTGCGATTGCGATTGAGGCAATCACCGCGGATCCGGAGAATGGATGGGCGATTTCGGCATATGGAGGAGTTTCGTTATTGATTGAAGCTTGCCGATCTGGATCGGAGGCCACGCAGACACATGCTGTAGGTGCTATTAGGAACGTTGCAGCGGTGGAGGATATCAAGATGGCATTAGCAGAGGAAGGTGCTGTGCCAGTTCTAGTTCAATTGCTTGTTTCGGGTACCAGTGCTGCCCAAGAAAAGGCAGCTCATTGTGTGGCGATACTGGCTTCTTCCGGCGAGTATTTTCGCATGCTGATAATACAAGAAAAGGGTTTGCAAAGATTAATGGATTTGATTCAAAGTTTGCCGAATTCAGATACTGTAGAACACGTTATGCGAGCTATCAGCTCTCTTTCAGTCTCAGATTCCACGGCTCGGATTCTGTCATCATCGACCTTATTCGTTATACGCCTTAGCGAATTCACCAAACAGGGCAGCCTATTATTGCAACAAATCTCAGTATCACTGCTTGCCGGCCTCTCAATTAGCGATGGGAACAAGCGAGCTATTTCTGGCTGCATAGCTTCACTGGTGAAGCTAATGGAGATGCCAAAGCCTGCGGGTATACAAGAGGCTGCAACAGCTGCATTAGTGTCGTTATTGACTGTCCGGTCGAATAGGAAAGAATTGATGAGGGATGAAAAGAGTCTGATGAAATTAGTCCAGATGTTGGATCCAAAACATGAGCTAGTTGCCAAGAAGTTTCCGGTAATGGTGGTCGCCGCCGTAGTGAGTGGAGGAAGCGGCGAGTGTAGGAAGAGACTTTTGGATGCTGGAGCTTATCAGCATCTGCAAAGGCTGGCGGAGATGGAGGTTGCCGGAGCTAAGAAGGCTATGCAGAGACTCGCCGGGAATAAGCTGAAGAATATATTCTCCAGGACTTGGAGGGAATAA